TGTgtgaatgatttactgcagatatcacaACAATATGGTTTAAGCCCAGTATGAGTAAGTACGTGTGTACTTAAGATACCCTTTTTAGAAAAAGACttgccacagatatcgcagtgatatggttgctcacctgtatgaatacatatgtgtgtagttaAATTGCTACCagtggagaatgatttaccacagatgtcacaatcaTATGATGATTTAGAGGCTTCTTCCGACATCTTTTCAGGAAAAATATAATCAATCCTTTATGTTTTACCTATCAATAgcctttcaaaaatatttcttctctcaccaaaataaatttttgcttttatagCTTTTATAGcttattccaaacaaatatcac
The window above is part of the Octopus sinensis linkage group LG28, ASM634580v1, whole genome shotgun sequence genome. Proteins encoded here:
- the LOC118768379 gene encoding zinc finger protein 22-like is translated as MSEELGKPSYDCDICKESFLEESKFNQHKQIHTGEKPYHCDICGKSFSTGSNLTTHICIHTGEQPYHCDICGKSFSKKGILSTHVLTHTGLKPYCCDICSKSFTQKHHLIRHKCIHYAKDP